The following are from one region of the Candidatus Hydrogenedentota bacterium genome:
- the rodA gene encoding rod shape-determining protein RodA, with amino-acid sequence MSQIARDLNLMDSHIRIVNWRNLRHLDWLVVVLVAGLAYVGLSNMYSASYGYEGAEATPHFARQALFLGIGALVALIIVCIDYRFLAALAPLMYIGALAALLAVLTIGLTVKGGRSWFRIGTFGLQPSEYTKLATIYMLAWYLAKIGPRIRRIPYLVLAFLIAAVPSILIAAQSDMGTALTYVPVAFVMVFVAGCRKWHLAAIILVGLAIVPVLWMRLEPYQRDRVKTFIDPTKAPDSEGYQIIQTKIAVGSGQMWGKGVGHGTQTHLRFLPEYRTDFIFSLLAEERGFVGAAVVIALFTAFLIRGLVLSEECPEPAGNLLAAGCVTILAFHVFVNVAITIHLMPITGLPLPFLSYGGSFYLTTMMCVGTMLSVNVRKGMFAEK; translated from the coding sequence ATGAGCCAGATCGCACGCGACCTGAATCTGATGGATTCCCATATCCGCATTGTGAACTGGCGCAATCTGCGCCACCTCGACTGGCTGGTCGTCGTCCTGGTGGCCGGACTCGCATACGTCGGACTGTCGAACATGTACAGCGCCAGTTACGGGTACGAAGGGGCCGAGGCTACTCCGCATTTCGCGCGCCAGGCGCTGTTCCTCGGCATCGGAGCCCTGGTCGCGCTGATAATCGTCTGCATCGATTACCGCTTCCTGGCGGCCCTCGCGCCCCTGATGTACATTGGCGCACTGGCCGCACTGTTGGCCGTGCTCACGATCGGTCTGACGGTCAAAGGCGGACGAAGCTGGTTCCGGATCGGCACGTTCGGCCTGCAGCCGTCCGAGTACACCAAGCTCGCCACCATCTACATGCTGGCCTGGTACCTTGCCAAGATCGGGCCCCGAATCCGCAGAATCCCCTACCTGGTTCTGGCATTTCTTATCGCGGCTGTCCCGAGCATCCTCATCGCCGCCCAATCCGACATGGGAACGGCGCTGACCTATGTTCCCGTGGCGTTCGTCATGGTGTTCGTGGCGGGCTGCCGCAAATGGCACCTCGCCGCCATTATCCTCGTGGGGCTCGCGATAGTCCCGGTGCTATGGATGAGGCTCGAACCCTATCAGCGCGACCGGGTCAAGACCTTCATCGACCCCACCAAAGCCCCCGACAGCGAGGGCTACCAGATCATCCAGACCAAAATCGCCGTCGGCAGCGGCCAGATGTGGGGCAAAGGCGTTGGGCACGGAACGCAGACCCACCTCCGGTTCCTGCCCGAATACCGCACGGACTTCATCTTCTCGCTCCTGGCCGAGGAACGGGGATTCGTCGGAGCGGCCGTGGTGATCGCGCTATTTACCGCGTTCTTGATACGAGGGCTCGTTCTGTCGGAGGAATGCCCCGAACCCGCCGGCAACCTCCTCGCCGCGGGCTGCGTGACCATCCTGGCCTTTCACGTGTTTGTAAACGTGGCCATTACAATCCATCTGATGCCAATTACAGGACTGCCGTTACCCTTTCTCAGCTACGGCGGCTCATTTTACTTGACCACAATGATGTGTGTCGGCACTATGCTGAGTGTGAACGTCCGGAAAGGGATGTTTGCTGAGAAATAG
- the mrdA gene encoding penicillin-binding protein 2, with amino-acid sequence MLLEREKPKRFEGAPQRLRVIMAGIVVLYSLLALRLWDLQIIHGNEYAEASNENRLHFERLEAPRGIIYGRSEDVVLADTQPACDIMFVPADCRESERERVARRLAQLLAIDANALIDNISKYQKKPFTQLPVKQNVSKTELARVEEYSFQLPGVYTTVRPLRRYHYGEVAGQVLGYVGEISQEELNARGPAFRMGDLIGRMGVEQMYDPILRGRDGQLCVVVYNQSEPQLRTDEYGRPIVQTDSLGRRLHQEFEFSRDPVPGKPLTLTIDISLQAKCEELLGTERGAIVVLAADTGEVLAIASTPRYDPGVFVRTGYGRERTALLEARPSPMRNRAFQEHYAPGSIFKVAMAIGGLEEGVITEHSRFGCDGYFRLPGVSRAWKCWRYKYGGHGHSDIVDALAYSCDEYFYNVGLKLGIDNINKWAEMLGLGIVTGLDVPPGSEEKGLIPSTEWKREQNAGAADPWEQKWYPGETVNAAIGQGQVTITPLQAAVMMAAVVNGGNRVRPYLNKSLGPDLTPLPISGKTLEIVTQGLRKCVEKTQRPSAGTGIEARIPGMVVLGKTGTAQVVRFKHYDDEMLIPYDERDHAWFVAGVPGEEPPIAVCVLIEHGLHGSSAAAPLTKQVIEYFYSHLPKDLRLASAGEDGP; translated from the coding sequence ATGCTTCTTGAACGCGAGAAACCAAAACGCTTTGAGGGCGCCCCGCAGCGTCTTCGGGTCATTATGGCCGGCATCGTCGTGCTCTATTCCCTGCTTGCCCTGCGTTTGTGGGACCTGCAGATCATCCACGGCAACGAATACGCGGAAGCCTCGAACGAGAACCGCCTCCACTTCGAGCGGCTCGAAGCCCCCCGGGGCATCATCTATGGCCGTAGCGAAGACGTGGTGCTCGCCGACACCCAGCCCGCCTGCGACATCATGTTCGTCCCCGCCGATTGCAGGGAATCCGAGCGGGAGCGCGTCGCCCGGCGGCTCGCACAACTGCTGGCCATCGACGCGAATGCCCTCATCGACAACATCTCCAAGTATCAAAAGAAACCGTTCACCCAGCTCCCCGTCAAACAGAACGTCTCGAAAACCGAACTGGCGCGCGTCGAGGAATACTCGTTTCAGTTGCCCGGCGTGTATACGACGGTACGGCCCTTGCGCCGCTACCATTATGGGGAGGTGGCGGGGCAGGTCCTCGGCTACGTCGGCGAAATCAGTCAGGAAGAACTCAATGCCCGCGGACCCGCCTTCAGGATGGGCGACCTGATCGGACGCATGGGCGTCGAGCAGATGTATGACCCCATTCTCCGTGGGCGCGATGGACAGCTCTGCGTGGTGGTCTACAACCAAAGCGAACCGCAGTTGCGCACCGACGAGTACGGCAGACCCATCGTCCAGACCGACAGTCTCGGACGCCGCCTCCATCAGGAGTTCGAGTTCAGCCGCGACCCCGTGCCCGGCAAACCCCTGACTCTCACGATCGATATCAGCCTTCAGGCAAAATGCGAGGAATTGCTCGGGACGGAGCGCGGCGCCATCGTCGTACTGGCCGCGGATACCGGCGAGGTGCTTGCCATCGCCAGCACGCCGCGGTACGACCCCGGCGTATTCGTGCGCACCGGTTACGGGCGTGAACGTACGGCGCTCCTCGAAGCACGGCCCAGCCCCATGCGAAACCGCGCCTTCCAGGAGCACTACGCCCCCGGCTCCATCTTCAAGGTGGCCATGGCCATCGGCGGCCTCGAAGAAGGGGTTATCACCGAGCACAGCCGGTTCGGATGCGACGGCTATTTCCGTCTGCCGGGCGTCAGCCGCGCGTGGAAATGCTGGCGCTACAAGTATGGCGGGCACGGACACTCGGACATCGTCGACGCCCTCGCATACTCGTGCGACGAATACTTCTACAATGTTGGCCTCAAACTCGGCATCGACAACATCAACAAATGGGCGGAGATGCTCGGGCTCGGCATCGTCACGGGCCTCGATGTGCCGCCCGGTTCGGAGGAAAAGGGCCTCATCCCGTCTACCGAGTGGAAACGGGAACAGAATGCCGGCGCCGCCGACCCCTGGGAGCAGAAGTGGTACCCCGGCGAAACGGTCAACGCCGCGATCGGCCAGGGCCAGGTTACAATAACCCCGTTGCAGGCCGCCGTTATGATGGCGGCCGTAGTCAACGGCGGAAACCGCGTCAGACCCTATCTGAACAAATCGCTCGGACCGGACCTCACCCCCCTGCCCATCAGCGGGAAGACGTTGGAGATTGTCACACAGGGCCTCCGCAAATGCGTCGAGAAAACCCAGCGGCCCAGCGCAGGCACGGGGATCGAGGCGCGCATCCCCGGCATGGTGGTACTCGGGAAGACCGGCACCGCGCAGGTGGTTCGCTTCAAACACTATGACGACGAAATGCTCATCCCCTATGACGAGCGCGATCACGCGTGGTTCGTGGCCGGCGTGCCCGGGGAAGAGCCGCCCATCGCGGTCTGCGTGCTCATCGAGCACGGCCTCCACGGCAGTTCGGCCGCCGCGCCTCTGACCAAGCAGGTCATCGAGTATTTCTACTCCCATCTGCCCAAGGATTTGCGGCTGGCAAGCGCCGGGGAGGACGGCCCATGA
- the mreD gene encoding rod shape-determining protein MreD: MRKNIIWAVLIIATALIQTTWIEEDAIKVKGVSPNLVLLLVIYFAITEGEERAMFTGVLGGLFQDVVSDSVIGHYILCYVVVGFLTGRIAARLITQHPAVKAGLVCLAGLLEGILYFVIESVQEAHWMVFASFKSTVVPATLYTALLTPLVFFLMDRLFQRLLSPQTQGV; encoded by the coding sequence ATGCGAAAAAACATCATATGGGCAGTCTTGATCATCGCCACCGCGTTGATTCAAACCACGTGGATCGAGGAAGACGCTATCAAGGTCAAAGGCGTTTCCCCCAATCTCGTGCTGCTGCTGGTCATCTATTTCGCCATAACCGAAGGCGAAGAACGGGCCATGTTCACCGGTGTGCTCGGGGGACTGTTTCAAGACGTGGTCAGCGACAGCGTCATCGGCCATTACATCCTCTGTTACGTCGTCGTGGGGTTTCTCACGGGCCGCATTGCGGCACGGCTGATTACCCAGCATCCAGCGGTCAAGGCGGGCCTCGTATGCCTCGCCGGACTCCTGGAGGGCATTCTGTATTTCGTGATCGAGTCGGTCCAGGAGGCGCACTGGATGGTGTTTGCGTCGTTCAAGAGCACCGTAGTGCCCGCCACGCTTTACACGGCGCTATTGACCCCGCTCGTGTTCTTTCTGATGGACCGGCTCTTCCAGCGGCTGCTCTCGCCACAGACACAGGGGGTATAG
- the mreC gene encoding rod shape-determining protein MreC codes for MSLKRRIGEHRATIILAVLVVLSLASLAAGKSGSDVSRVIRTGVSVASHPFWLALDFAEDSYNYASGFVLNYHQNYALANRLRTECAEMTQRLADHDELRAERERLRRMLDFQRGEKTATLLPAEIISRSLAAFTIDQGSTNGIEPAMCVLAPGGGVVGLVSEVSPFNATVLTLHNPDCKIGAIVERNRVRGIIRGTGQVGSNAVCEMEYIDMKDQIGSGDHVVTMGTGVYPAGRPIGTVLSVEAGKTLQKKARVQPDADLQSLDEVFVISQALIPAGEIRGGTRPQGAVSRAHLMPDERSPQERYAP; via the coding sequence GTGAGCTTGAAGCGACGCATAGGCGAACATCGCGCTACCATTATTCTCGCCGTGCTTGTGGTGCTGTCTCTCGCGTCACTGGCGGCGGGCAAGAGCGGCTCCGACGTCAGCCGCGTCATCCGCACCGGCGTGTCCGTGGCTTCCCATCCCTTCTGGCTCGCCCTGGATTTCGCCGAGGACTCGTACAATTACGCCAGCGGGTTCGTGCTCAACTACCATCAGAACTACGCCTTGGCAAACCGCCTGCGCACGGAATGCGCGGAAATGACGCAGCGGCTGGCGGATCACGACGAACTCAGAGCCGAGCGGGAACGGCTCCGGCGCATGCTCGATTTCCAGCGCGGCGAAAAGACCGCCACCCTGCTCCCCGCCGAAATCATCTCGCGCTCCCTCGCAGCCTTCACGATTGACCAAGGCAGCACCAACGGCATCGAGCCCGCCATGTGCGTGCTCGCGCCCGGAGGCGGCGTTGTGGGACTGGTCTCGGAAGTGAGCCCGTTCAACGCCACTGTGCTTACCCTGCACAACCCCGATTGCAAGATCGGCGCCATCGTCGAACGCAACCGCGTGCGCGGCATCATCCGGGGAACCGGCCAAGTCGGCAGCAACGCCGTGTGCGAAATGGAATACATCGACATGAAGGACCAGATCGGCTCGGGCGACCACGTCGTAACCATGGGCACGGGCGTCTACCCCGCCGGGCGTCCCATCGGCACCGTATTGAGCGTGGAGGCCGGAAAGACCCTGCAGAAGAAGGCCCGCGTACAACCCGACGCCGACCTGCAGAGCCTCGATGAAGTCTTCGTAATCTCCCAGGCGCTCATTCCGGCCGGCGAAATACGCGGCGGCACGCGGCCACAGGGCGCCGTATCGCGCGCGCACCTCATGCCGGATGAGCGCTCGCCGCAGGAACGGTACGCACCTTAA